Proteins from one Phaenicophaeus curvirostris isolate KB17595 chromosome 18, BPBGC_Pcur_1.0, whole genome shotgun sequence genomic window:
- the SPATA2 gene encoding spermatogenesis-associated protein 2: MDTKYKDDLFRKYVQFHECKLNASDNKQRPINDEYLRVAAAALLCLPKIDPFYRFRLIKFYEMAENSLRSVKSSSLHSLHNAFGMLETVGINLFLYPWKKEFKNIKTYTGPFVYYVKSALTEDDVRQILNYMGYVQELGTIYKLKEQVDAIQVKMVSFELFLAKVECEQLLEIHLQVKDKGYSEIDVINERKNSNEDVRGCSEAMKRRAECRENLNTSMARMVLQKSASERASKDYFKPKVSKPSKSVDTYDNYWESKKPPLMSSLSLRKEPILVDAEDDIKDEIIRPSPSLLTVSSSPHGCSDEFLPTSSHHNGMLRTNVPYSSYFSAQEDLDLYTDPDSRSVLNFKRQDAIKPDVWLLRNDANPVYHKRTHLAKETASLKCQSCGVPCGTSICQKCDNLFNSRQEYPAVKQSTYSIKPLPNDGLSPASALREKSQYTSQTQSQERAAQLSSKSKPSGTSRCGFCNRSGAANTCTFCSKVSCDTCLNAYYYDPCCRKSELHRFMPNNQLNYKSSQLSHVVYR, encoded by the exons ATGGATACGAAATACAAAGACGATTTATTTAGGAAGTATGTACAGTTCCATGAATGCAAACTGAATGCCTCTGACAACAAGCAGCGTCCTATTAATGATGAGTATTTGcgagtggcagcagcagccttactttgccttcctaaAATTGATCCCTTTTATAGATTCCGGttgataaaattttatgagATGGCTGAAAACTCACTGAGATCTGTAAAATCCTCTAGTTTACATTCTCTCCATAATGCATTCGGCATGCTCGAGACAGTTGGAATTAATCTCTTCCTTTACCCCTGGAAAAAGGAGTTCAAAAATATTAAG ACCTACACTGGACCCTTTGTTTATTATGTAAAGTCTGCTCTAACTGAAGATGATGTAAGGCAGATTTTGAACTACATGGGCTATGTCCAAGAACTGGGAACAATTTATAAGCTCAAAGAGCAGGTTGATGCCATTCAAGTGAAAATGGTTTCATTTGAACTCTTTTTGGCCAAAGTGGAATGTGAGCAGCTTCTTGAAATTCACTTGCAAGTGAAGGATAAAGGCTATTCAGAGATTGATGTTATAAATGAACGAAAAAATAGCAATGAAGATGTGAGGGGCTGCTCAGAAGCCATGAAACGGCGTGCAGAGTGCAGAGAAAACTTAAATACTTCCATGGCACGAATGGTACTCCAAAAATCAGCAAGTGAACGGGCCTCTAAAGATTATTTCAAGCCAAAGGTGAGCAAGCCTTCTAAATCAGTGGACACATATGATAATTATTGGGAAAGTAAGAAACCACCTTTGATGAGCTCACTGAGTCTCAGGAAAGAACCAATTTTAGTTGATGCGGAAGATGACATTAAAGATGAAATTATTCGTCCGTCACCCTCTCTTCTGACAGTGTCAAGCTCCCCACATGGGTGTTCAGACGAATTCTTGCCGACTTCATCTCATCACAATGGCATGCTAAGAACAAATGTCCCTTACAGCTCTTATTTTTCTGCTCAAGAGGACTTAGATTTATATACTGATCCTGATTCTAGAAGTGTGTTGAACTTTAAAAGACAAGATGCTATTAAGCCTGATGTATGGCTGTTGAGAAATGATGCCAACCCCGTTTACCACAAACGCACCCACCTAGCCAAAGAGACAGCTTCCCTCAAGTGCCAAAGCTGCGGCGTACCGTGTGGCACTTCCATTTGCCAAAAGTGTGACAATCTGTTCAACTCTAGGCAGGAATACCCAGCAGTGAAACAGAGCACCTATTCCATCAAACCACTTCCAAATGATGGCTTATCTCCTGCGTCTGCTTTAAGGGAGAAATCTCAGTACACATCACAGACTCAGAGTCAAGAGCGAGCTGCTCAGCTCAGTTCAAAATCCAAACCTTCAGGCACCTCACGCTGCGGCTTTTGTAACCGATCTGGAGCTGCAAACACTTGCACGTTTTGCTCAAAAGTCTCATGTGACACTTGCCTCAATGCTTACTATTATGATCCGTGCTGTAGAAAAAGTGAGCTCCACAGATTCATGCCGAACAATCAGTTAAACTACAAATCGTCCCAGCTGTCCCATGTAGTTTATAGATAG
- the RNF114 gene encoding E3 ubiquitin-protein ligase RNF114, translating into MAAAGGGGGSSRSPERCHDPLSRFICPVCLEVYESPVRVPCGHVFCTPCLQECLKPKKPVCGVCRSTLSPGSRALDLEKQIETTETTCNGCNKKMYLSKMRSHAASCSKYQNYIMEGVKAVTKEPLHNTRNFPNRFTFPCPYCSEKNFDQEGLVEHCKTWHSMDAKQVVCPICAAMPWGDPNYRSANFMEHLQRRHRFSYDTFVDYDADEDDMMAQVLMRSLRDK; encoded by the exons atggcggcggccgGTGGCGGAGGCGGCTCCTCCCGCTCCCCGGAGCGCTGTCACGACCCGCTGTCGCGATTCATTTGCCCCGTGTGCCTCGAGGTGTACGAGAGCCCGGTGCGCGTCCCCTGCGGACACGT CTTTTGCACTCCGTGCCTGCAGGAATGTCTTAAGCCGAAAAAGCCAGTATGTGGTGTCTGCCGCAGTACCCTGTCACCTGGTAGCAGAGCTCTGGACTTGGAAAAGCAAATTGAAACGACAGAAACCACGTGCAATGGCTGCAATAAAAAA ATGTATCTCTCAAAGATGCGTAGCCATGCGGCCTCTTGTTCGAAGTACCAGAATTATATAATGGAAGGTGTGAAAGCCGTAACTAAAGAACCACTTCACAACACCAG GAACTTCCCAAATCGCTTTACCTTTCCATGTCCATATTGCAGCGAGAAAAACTTTGATCAAGAAGGGCTAGTTGAACACTGCAAAACATGGCACAGCATGGATGCAAAACAAGTG GTTTGCCCAATTTGTGCTGCAATGCCATGGGGAGATCCAAATTACAGGAGCGCTAACTTCATGGAGCACCTTCAAAGACGACATCGCTTTTCGTATGATACTTTTGTG GATTATGATGCTGATGAAGATGATATGATGGCACAGGTTTTGATGCGTTCTTTGCGGGACAAATGA
- the SNAI1 gene encoding zinc finger protein SNAI1 translates to MPRSFLVKKHFSASKKPNYSELESQAVLAAPLLYETCPLPVIPPPEVLGPGAYYPPLVWDAGLLSSLFPGGEAAGAAAPGLDLTPLSSEEDEGKSSGPPSPASAPAAAERFRCAQCAKAYSTFAGLSKHKQLHCDAQARKSFSCKYCEKEYVSLGALKMHIRSHTLPCVCKMCGKAFSRPWLLQGHIRTHTGEKPFSCTHCNRAFADRSNLRAHLQTHSDVKKYQCKTCSRTFSRMSLLHKHEETGCSGSR, encoded by the exons ATGCCGCGCTCCTTCCTGGTGAAGAAGCACTTCTCGGCCAGCAAGAAGCCCAACTACAGCGAGCTGGAGAGCCAGGCTG TGCTGGCCGCGCCGCTGCTCTACGAGACGTGCCCGCTGCCCGTCATCCCCCCGCCCGAGGTGCTGGGCCCCGGCGCCTACTACCCGCCGCTGGTGTGGGACGcggggctgctctccagcctgttcCCGGGCGGCGAGGCGGCGGGGGCCGCGGCCCCGGGCCTGGACCTGACGCCGCTCTCCAGCGAGGAGGACGAGGGGAAGAGCTCGGGGCCGCCCAGCCCGGCCtcggcccccgccgccgccgagcGGTTCCGCTGCGCCCAGTGCGCCAAGGCTTATTCCACCTTCGCCGGGCTCTCCAAGCACAAGCAGCTGCACTGCGACGCCCAGGCCAGGAAATCCTTCAGCTGCAAGTACTGCGAGAAGGAGTACGTGAGCCTGGGGGCTCTCAAGATGCACATCCGGAGCCACACGCTGCCCTGCGTCTGCAAGATGTGCGGGAAGGCCTTTTCCCGgccctggctgctgcagggacaCATCCGCACCCACACCG GTGAAAAGCCCTTTTCCTGTACGCACTGCAACCGCGCCTTCGCCGACCGCTCCAACCTGCGCGCCCACCTGCAGACCCACTCGGATGTAAAGAAGTACCAGTGCAAAACCTGCTCCCGGACTTTCTCCCGCATGTCGCTGCTCCACAAGCACGAGGAGACGGGCTGCTCCGGCTCTCGCTGA